One window of Acidobacteriota bacterium genomic DNA carries:
- a CDS encoding peptidoglycan DD-metalloendopeptidase family protein, with amino-acid sequence AGAPGEGASLQGQRATWRHEPGEDGAVILRLQPELLSGGAVELEARVLGTLSFPVQGKDRSAVRSIFGDPRDGGRRSHEGVDIFASRGTPAVAAGDGVVSRVGTNRLGGNVVWMRTGGLNLYYAHLDEATVSFGQRLAAGDEVGKVGNTGNARHTPPHLHFGVYDGGARDPLRFLDPLETEPAAVTASVEALARWARVSGARVRLRQGPSTGTAILTELPRHTALRLHGARGSWYRVSLPDGTRGYIAASLTEAAERPVRQERLGEPRLLRSLPQPAGLVVGTLEPDTAVPVLASYEEHLLVQTPDGHAAWLGEPAPELNLASAS; translated from the coding sequence GCCGGGGCTCCGGGCGAAGGTGCCTCGCTGCAAGGCCAGAGAGCCACCTGGCGCCACGAGCCCGGCGAGGACGGCGCGGTGATTCTGCGTCTGCAGCCGGAGCTGCTCTCCGGCGGCGCCGTCGAGCTCGAGGCGCGGGTGTTGGGCACCTTGAGCTTTCCGGTGCAGGGAAAGGACCGCAGCGCCGTGCGGAGCATTTTTGGCGATCCCCGGGACGGCGGCCGGCGGAGCCATGAAGGCGTCGACATCTTCGCCTCGCGGGGTACCCCTGCCGTCGCCGCCGGCGATGGAGTGGTCAGCCGGGTGGGCACGAACCGCCTGGGGGGCAACGTGGTGTGGATGCGCACTGGCGGGCTCAATCTTTATTACGCCCATCTCGATGAGGCGACGGTGAGCTTCGGCCAGCGTCTGGCCGCTGGGGACGAGGTGGGGAAGGTGGGCAATACGGGCAACGCCCGCCACACGCCGCCGCATCTTCATTTTGGCGTTTACGACGGCGGGGCACGGGATCCGCTACGCTTTCTGGATCCGCTGGAGACCGAGCCGGCAGCGGTGACCGCCTCCGTCGAGGCCCTGGCACGCTGGGCGCGAGTCTCCGGCGCCCGGGTGCGGCTGCGGCAGGGGCCGTCCACCGGCACCGCCATTCTCACCGAGCTGCCCCGCCACACGGCCCTCCGACTCCACGGCGCCCGTGGCTCCTGGTATCGCGTCTCTCTCCCCGACGGCACCCGCGGCTACATCGCTGCCTCCCTCACCGAGGCGGCGGAACGGCCGGTGCGTCAGGAGCGTCTCGGCGAGCCGCGTCTACTGCGCAGCCTCCCGCAGCCCGCCGGGCTGGTGGTGGGCACGCTGGAGCCCGACACCGCCGTTCCCGTCCTCGCCAGCTATGAGGAGCACCTGCTGGTGCAAACCCCCGACGGCCATGCCGCCTGGCTCGGGGAGCCGGCGCCGGAGCTGAATCTGGCGAGTGCGTCCTAG